The genomic DNA GCGTTCCGTCCGACGACGCTCTTCGAGCTGAAGGACGCCTTCAACGTCGCCCAGGAGGACTCCGAGGTCGGAGTGATCATCTTCACCGGTGCGGGGGACAGGGCCTTCTGCTCCGGCGGCGACCAGAAGATCCGCGGCAACGACGGTTACGTCGACAAGTCCACCCCGCACGTGGGCCGGCTCAACGTGCTCGACCTGCAGGTGCAGATCCGCCGCTGCCCCAAGCCGGTCATCGCGATGATCGCGGGATACGCCATCGGCGGCGGCCACGTGCTGCACGTCTGCTGCGACCTGTCCATCGCCGCCGAGAACGCGGTCTTCGGCCAGACCGGCCCCAAGGTCGGCTCGTTCGACGGCGGTTACGGCTCCTGGCTGCTGGCCGAGACCGTCGGCCTGAAGCGGGCCCGCGAGATCTGGTACCTGTGCCGCCAGTACGACGCGCAGACCGCCCTGAACTGGGGCCTGGTCAACGCGGTCGTCCCCCTCGAACGGCTTGAGGAGGAGACGGTCTCCTGGGCCCGGGAGATGCTGGAGAAGTCGCCGCTGGCGCTGCGCATGCTCAAGGGCGCCCTGAACGCGGTGACCGACGGGGCCGCGGGCATGCAGCAGTTCGCCGGCGACGCCACCCTGCTCTACTACATGAGCGAGGAGGCGCAGGAGGGCCGCGACGCCTTCAAGGAGAAGCGCGCCCCCGAGTTCGGCAAGTTCCCGCGCCGCCCATAACGACGCAGAAGGGGCTGGATCCGCTGGGTGCCGTCGCAGGACGGACCTGGCGGCCGCAGCCCCCGTGAGATGGAAGCACCCGCCCGGGTGCGATGGCTAGAGGAGGCAGTGCGGTTGAACCCCGCCACCGCGCTCGCGACGGTGCTGGTCGACGAACTGGTGCGCTGCGGCCTGACGGACGTGGTGCTCGCGCCCGGTTCGCGCTCGACGCCGCTGGCCCTGGCCGTGCACGCCGACAGCCGGATCCGGCTGCACGTGCGCATCGACGAGCGCTCAGCCTCCTTCCTCGCCCTGGGCCTGGCCCGGCGGAGTGAGCGGCCGGTCGCCCTGATCTGCACCTCCGGCACCGCGACGGCGAACTTCCACCCTGCGGTCATCGAGGCCCACGAGTCGGGGGTGCCGCTGCTGCTGCTGACCGCCGACCGCCCTCCCGAGTTGCGGGACACCGGGGCCAGTCAGACCGTCGACCAGATCAAGCTGTACGGCACGGCGGTCCGCTGGTTCAGCGAGGTCGGGGTGCCTGAGGACCGGCCCGGTCAGGTCGCCTACTGGCGGTCGCTGGCCTGCCGCGCCTACCAGCGGTCGCTGGGACCGTTCGACCCCGGCCCGGTCCACCTGAATGTGGCCTTCCGCGAACCGCTGGTCCCGGACGGCGACGACTCCTGGTGCGAGTCCCTGGAGGGCGACGCCGGCGGCCCCTGGGTCCGGGCGCGGGTGGCGCCCCCGGCGGTGGCGCTGCATCTGCCGC from Streptosporangium sp. NBC_01756 includes the following:
- the menB gene encoding 1,4-dihydroxy-2-naphthoyl-CoA synthase, which codes for MRAADWKRSGDYEDIVYETADGIAKITINRPERHNAFRPTTLFELKDAFNVAQEDSEVGVIIFTGAGDRAFCSGGDQKIRGNDGYVDKSTPHVGRLNVLDLQVQIRRCPKPVIAMIAGYAIGGGHVLHVCCDLSIAAENAVFGQTGPKVGSFDGGYGSWLLAETVGLKRAREIWYLCRQYDAQTALNWGLVNAVVPLERLEEETVSWAREMLEKSPLALRMLKGALNAVTDGAAGMQQFAGDATLLYYMSEEAQEGRDAFKEKRAPEFGKFPRRP